A genomic stretch from Oncorhynchus tshawytscha isolate Ot180627B linkage group LG07, Otsh_v2.0, whole genome shotgun sequence includes:
- the LOC112254893 gene encoding cytokine-inducible SH2-containing protein: protein MIYCVQRALLRGPPSDMIARMMSSMQQNDGERGDLCCQNPTAPLCDPTEDLCCITTTFQNLQNSGWYWGSISAREARDALLKVSVGTFLVRDSSHPLYMLTLSVKTACGPTNVRIEYSGGRFRLDSSSPGPPHLLSFPDVCSLVQHYVGSGQTQQGKRVESEGPSKPNAKPSPSQPSAKDNAVLLKLMRPLPQAFPSLQHLTRLTINCQIDCIDQLPLPRPLVHYLQDYPFQV from the exons atgatttaTTGTGTTCAAAG GGCTCTGTTGCGAGGGCCACCTTCAGATATGATTGCCAGGATGATGAGCAGCATGCAGCAGAATGATGGTGAGAGAGGAGATTTGTGTTGTCAGAACCCGACTGCCCCTCTCTGTGACCCTACAGAGGACCTCTGCTGCATCACCACCACCTTCCAGAACCTGCAGAACTCAG GTTGGTACTGGGGGTCCATTTCAGCCAGAGAGGCTCGAGACGCTCTCCTGAAGGTGTCAGTGGGAACCTTCCTGGTACGCGACAGCAGCCACCCTCTCTACATGCTGACCCTGTCAGTGAAGACAGCCTGTGGCCCCACCAATGTACGCATAGAGTACAGTGGGGGTCGCTTCCGGCTGGATTCCAGCTCCCCAGGCCCCCCTCACTTGCTGTCCTTCCCTGATGTCTGCAGCCTGGTGCAACACTACGTTGGCTCAGGCCAGACACAACAGGGCAAGAGAGTGGAGTCAGAGGGCCCTTCAAAACCTAATGCCAAACCCAGCCCTTCCCAGCCCTCAGCGAAGGACAATGCAGTACTGCTCAAGCTGATGCGTCCCCTGCCACaggccttcccctctctccagcaCCTCACACGCCTCACCATCAACTGCCAAATCGACTGCATTGACCAGCTGCCCCTGCCACGCCCACTGGTGCACTACCTGCAGGACTACCCTTTCCAGGTATGA